A single region of the Halobacterium wangiae genome encodes:
- the ileS gene encoding isoleucine--tRNA ligase: MNRFGDAPDQYEPADVEDRVFDYWADVDAYEQTKDHRADGEDFFFVDGPPYTSGAAHMGHAWNKSLKDAYIRYKRMQGYDVTDRPGYDMHGLPIETKVEEEMDFANKKDIEAYGVENFLDTCREFAEDSLAQLQSDFQSFGVWMDWENPYKTVDPSYMESAWWAFDQVHEHGLVERGKRSISQCPRCETAIANNEVEYEDVEDPSIYVTFDLDDREGSLVVWTTTPWTIPANEFVAVDEETTYQKVRATRDGEEHVLYLAEECVEDVLSVGQYDDYEVEASLQGSELLGWSYTPPLVEEVPANPADAEGVHEVYHGDWVEVDRTGLVHSAPGHGEEDFVRGEELGLPVFCPVGEDGVYTDEGGKYAGQFVRDANDDIVADLEAKGAMLAHETVSHSYGHCWRCDTGIVQIVTDQWFITITDVKEDLLENMEDADWYPQWARDNRFRDFVENAPDWNVSRQRYWGIPIPIWTPEDWSGDMDDVLVVGTREELAELADQDVDPASVDLHKDTVDDLTITQDGTTYSRVPDVFDVWLDSSVASWGTLNFPSETEDYEELWPADLIIEAHDQTRGWFWSQLGMGTAAVGEVPYKNVVMHGHALMPDGRAMSKSRDIRIDPQELIDEYGADPMRMFVLSVSPRGDDMRVSHDEVGNLQSDLNILWNVFRFPRPYMALDDFDANVPAGFGGDGSGVSVEDVELETVDEWLLSTLQRVKADATEHWENYEQHRALEEVLSFVTEDLSRYYVQVVRERMWEADDSPSKTAAYATMQRVLLEVTALLAPYAPLVTEELYQHLSGDEGYDTVHMCDWPAVDESYRHPDLEGAVDVLRDVEEAGSHARQQAGRKLRWPVTRIVVDAESEGIVDAVEAHGDLLRDRLNARAIEVVAPGESWDELAFSARADMSKLGPAFGDDAGRVMNALNDAHVESADLDALSAQVSEALGEDVELDDEMVEFVEETPEGVAGADFESGTVYVDTELTEDVESEGYAREVIRRVQEMRKDLDLEMDAKIRLDVAVFDERVGRLVAEHEALIKEETRARELGEVEDGYREEWDVEGVKLALEVEEL, encoded by the coding sequence ATGAACCGATTCGGCGACGCGCCGGACCAGTACGAGCCCGCGGACGTCGAGGACCGGGTGTTCGACTACTGGGCGGACGTCGACGCCTACGAGCAGACGAAGGACCACCGAGCCGACGGCGAGGACTTCTTCTTCGTCGACGGGCCGCCGTACACGTCGGGCGCCGCCCACATGGGCCACGCCTGGAACAAGAGCCTGAAGGACGCCTACATCCGGTACAAGCGGATGCAGGGCTACGACGTGACCGACCGGCCGGGCTACGACATGCACGGCCTCCCCATCGAGACGAAAGTCGAGGAGGAGATGGACTTCGCGAACAAGAAGGACATCGAGGCGTACGGCGTCGAGAACTTCCTCGACACCTGCCGGGAGTTCGCCGAGGACAGCCTCGCGCAGCTCCAGTCGGACTTCCAGAGCTTCGGCGTCTGGATGGACTGGGAGAACCCGTACAAGACGGTCGACCCGTCGTACATGGAGTCGGCGTGGTGGGCGTTCGACCAGGTCCACGAACACGGCCTCGTCGAGCGCGGGAAGCGCTCGATCAGCCAGTGCCCGCGCTGCGAGACCGCCATCGCCAACAACGAGGTGGAGTACGAGGACGTCGAGGACCCCTCCATCTACGTCACCTTCGACCTCGACGACCGCGAGGGGAGTCTCGTCGTCTGGACGACGACGCCGTGGACCATCCCAGCCAACGAGTTCGTCGCCGTCGACGAGGAGACGACCTACCAGAAGGTCCGCGCCACCAGGGACGGCGAGGAGCACGTACTCTACCTCGCCGAGGAGTGCGTCGAGGACGTGCTCTCGGTCGGGCAGTACGACGACTACGAGGTCGAGGCGTCCCTCCAGGGCAGCGAGCTGCTCGGCTGGTCGTACACGCCGCCCCTCGTCGAGGAGGTGCCCGCGAACCCCGCGGACGCGGAGGGCGTCCACGAGGTGTACCACGGCGACTGGGTGGAGGTCGACCGCACCGGCCTCGTCCACTCCGCACCCGGCCACGGTGAGGAGGACTTCGTGCGCGGCGAGGAACTCGGCCTCCCCGTCTTCTGCCCGGTCGGCGAGGACGGCGTCTACACCGACGAGGGCGGGAAGTACGCCGGGCAGTTCGTGCGCGACGCCAACGACGACATCGTCGCGGACCTCGAGGCGAAGGGCGCGATGCTCGCCCACGAGACCGTCTCCCACTCCTACGGCCACTGCTGGCGCTGCGACACCGGTATCGTCCAGATCGTCACCGACCAGTGGTTCATCACCATCACCGACGTGAAGGAGGACCTCCTCGAGAACATGGAGGACGCGGACTGGTACCCGCAGTGGGCCCGCGACAACCGCTTCCGCGACTTCGTGGAGAACGCGCCGGACTGGAACGTCAGCCGGCAGCGCTACTGGGGCATCCCCATCCCCATCTGGACGCCCGAGGACTGGAGCGGCGACATGGACGACGTACTCGTCGTCGGCACCCGCGAGGAACTCGCGGAACTCGCCGACCAGGACGTCGACCCCGCGTCCGTGGACCTCCACAAGGACACCGTCGACGACCTCACTATCACGCAGGACGGGACGACGTACAGCCGCGTCCCGGACGTCTTCGACGTCTGGCTCGACTCCTCGGTGGCGTCGTGGGGGACGCTGAACTTCCCCTCGGAGACGGAGGACTACGAGGAGCTGTGGCCCGCCGACCTCATCATCGAGGCCCACGACCAGACCCGCGGCTGGTTCTGGTCGCAACTCGGCATGGGCACCGCCGCCGTCGGCGAGGTTCCCTACAAGAACGTCGTGATGCACGGCCACGCGCTGATGCCCGACGGCCGCGCGATGTCGAAGTCCCGGGACATCCGCATCGACCCCCAGGAACTCATCGACGAGTACGGCGCTGACCCGATGCGGATGTTCGTGCTCTCGGTCTCCCCGCGAGGCGACGACATGCGGGTGTCCCACGACGAGGTGGGGAACCTGCAGAGCGACCTCAACATCCTCTGGAACGTCTTCCGGTTCCCGCGGCCGTACATGGCACTGGACGACTTCGACGCCAACGTCCCGGCCGGCTTCGGCGGCGACGGCTCCGGCGTCTCCGTCGAGGACGTCGAACTGGAGACGGTCGACGAGTGGCTCCTCTCGACGCTCCAGCGCGTGAAGGCCGACGCCACCGAACACTGGGAGAACTACGAGCAGCACCGCGCGCTCGAGGAAGTGCTCTCGTTCGTCACCGAGGACCTCTCGCGGTACTACGTGCAGGTCGTCCGCGAGCGCATGTGGGAGGCCGATGACTCCCCGTCGAAGACCGCGGCGTACGCGACGATGCAGCGGGTCCTCCTCGAGGTGACCGCGCTGCTCGCGCCGTACGCGCCGCTGGTCACCGAGGAGCTCTACCAGCACCTCTCGGGCGACGAGGGCTACGACACGGTCCACATGTGTGACTGGCCCGCGGTCGACGAGTCCTACCGCCACCCCGACCTGGAGGGCGCCGTCGACGTGCTGCGCGACGTCGAGGAGGCGGGCAGCCACGCCCGCCAGCAGGCCGGTCGGAAGCTCCGCTGGCCCGTCACGCGCATCGTCGTCGACGCGGAGAGCGAGGGCATCGTGGACGCCGTCGAGGCCCACGGCGACCTGCTCCGCGACCGCCTCAACGCCCGCGCCATCGAGGTCGTCGCGCCCGGCGAGAGCTGGGACGAACTCGCGTTCAGCGCGCGCGCCGATATGAGCAAACTCGGCCCCGCGTTCGGCGACGACGCGGGCCGTGTGATGAACGCGCTCAACGACGCCCACGTCGAGAGCGCGGACCTCGACGCACTCTCGGCACAGGTCAGTGAGGCGCTCGGCGAGGACGTCGAACTCGACGACGAGATGGTGGAGTTCGTCGAGGAGACGCCCGAGGGCGTCGCCGGCGCCGACTTCGAGAGCGGGACTGTCTACGTGGACACCGAGTTGACGGAGGACGTCGAGAGCGAGGGGTACGCCCGCGAGGTCATCCGGCGCGTCCAGGAGATGCGCAAGGACCTCGACCTGGAGATGGACGCCAAGATCCGCCTCGACGTCGCGGTGTTCGACGAGCGCGTCGGTCGCCTCGTCGCCGAGCACGAGGCCCTCATCAAGGAGGAGACCCGTGCCCGCGAACTCGGGGAGGTCGAGGACGGCTACCGCGAGGAGTGGGACGTCGAGGGCGTGAAACTCGCACTCGAAGTCGAGGAGCTGTAG